In Anaerostipes hadrus ATCC 29173 = JCM 17467, a single genomic region encodes these proteins:
- a CDS encoding Cof-type HAD-IIB family hydrolase yields MKDIKIIFFDIDGTLIAMDQDTISEKTLEALKRLQEKGVKLCLATGRGPMLVPHFEGVEFDAFLTYNGSYCYDHSGTLYSNCIPLKDIERIIKNADKMGKPVALATKDRMAANGKDQDLIDYYAFGNAEVDVAEDFEDIKKEKVYQVLMGARVEEYQEILKGVQGAEITAWWDRAVDIIPVNAGKGAGIEKMLKHYGIDKSQAMAFGDGNNDIEMLKAVGNGIAMANASDDLKAVADEICGDVSEDGIYHYCLEKRLI; encoded by the coding sequence ATGAAAGATATTAAAATCATATTTTTTGACATTGATGGTACATTGATCGCTATGGATCAAGATACGATTTCAGAAAAAACATTAGAAGCATTAAAGCGACTACAGGAAAAAGGAGTCAAACTTTGTTTGGCAACAGGAAGAGGACCGATGCTTGTCCCACATTTTGAAGGAGTTGAGTTTGATGCATTTCTTACATACAATGGGTCTTATTGCTATGATCACAGTGGAACACTCTATAGCAATTGTATTCCATTAAAAGATATTGAAAGGATCATTAAAAATGCAGACAAAATGGGAAAGCCAGTTGCATTAGCAACGAAAGACCGTATGGCTGCAAATGGAAAAGATCAGGACTTGATCGATTACTATGCATTTGGGAATGCCGAAGTTGATGTAGCAGAAGATTTCGAAGATATAAAAAAAGAAAAAGTTTATCAAGTGTTGATGGGTGCAAGAGTAGAAGAGTATCAAGAGATCTTAAAAGGTGTCCAGGGAGCTGAGATTACGGCATGGTGGGATCGAGCAGTTGACATCATACCGGTCAATGCAGGAAAAGGAGCAGGGATTGAGAAAATGTTAAAACATTATGGCATAGATAAATCTCAGGCTATGGCATTTGGGGATGGCAATAACGATATCGAAATGTTAAAAGCAGTTGGCAATGGAATTGCAATGGCAAATGCATCCGATGATCTGAAAGCAGTGGCAGATGAAATCTGTGGAGATGTTTCGGAGGATGGAATTTATCATTATTGTTTGGAAAAGAGACTGATTTGA
- a CDS encoding phospholipase D family protein, with the protein MKKLKIAGIVLILFILYVIIGMLVPFIHMQSVSKTNKSKIHTETFYSTSNENGSDRAKIVSDNQEALDLRLDMIRKAKKEIILSTFDIREGSSSDDIFSELLKASRRGVKIKILVDGLYGTIHMTGKDIFAAVGSEPNVEIRFYNTPNLLKPWTINGCLHDKYIVADHKYLLMGGRNMFDYFLGTHKGKSKGIDREILIVNQGSKDQGAVGQIRRYFQKVWNLEVCKTKFSTCSKNKKEKEVKRLLSHAEKVKVPDYDYQKITVPTKKTTLVTNPTTIYGKEPVVFETLKQLMLQAKSKVIIHTPYAVFSKEMYEGIAQVKQQVPNTTMILNSIASGDNICASADYQKNRSKILGTGVSLYEYMGRHSTHGKSLIIDDDIAVVGSYNFDCRSTYVDTETMLVVQGKEITKQLEEDFSRLKSGSLKVNQDGSYQNDKDVAERTMDSKKQGMIKILSYIIQAFRYLA; encoded by the coding sequence ATGAAAAAATTAAAAATAGCAGGAATCGTTCTGATTTTGTTTATTTTGTATGTGATCATTGGAATGCTTGTACCATTTATACATATGCAATCGGTAAGCAAAACAAATAAGTCAAAGATTCATACGGAAACATTTTATTCAACATCAAACGAAAATGGATCAGACCGAGCAAAGATCGTCAGTGATAATCAGGAAGCACTTGATCTGCGGTTGGATATGATACGAAAAGCAAAGAAAGAGATCATTCTATCAACCTTTGATATCCGTGAAGGAAGCAGCAGTGATGATATTTTTTCAGAATTACTCAAAGCATCCAGACGAGGCGTCAAGATAAAGATTCTGGTTGATGGGCTTTATGGAACGATCCATATGACAGGAAAGGATATTTTTGCAGCAGTTGGAAGTGAGCCAAATGTTGAAATTCGTTTTTATAACACGCCAAATCTTTTGAAACCATGGACGATCAATGGATGTCTGCATGACAAATATATTGTGGCAGATCATAAGTATCTCTTAATGGGTGGCAGAAATATGTTTGATTATTTCCTTGGAACACACAAAGGAAAAAGCAAAGGTATAGACAGGGAGATTCTGATCGTCAATCAAGGATCAAAAGATCAAGGTGCAGTCGGACAGATCAGAAGATATTTTCAAAAAGTCTGGAACTTAGAAGTCTGCAAAACAAAATTTAGTACATGCTCAAAGAATAAAAAAGAGAAGGAAGTCAAGCGCCTTTTATCCCATGCAGAGAAAGTGAAAGTTCCAGATTATGATTATCAAAAGATTACAGTTCCAACGAAGAAAACAACACTGGTAACCAATCCGACAACAATTTATGGAAAAGAACCAGTTGTATTTGAAACGCTGAAGCAGTTGATGTTACAGGCAAAAAGCAAAGTTATCATTCATACACCATATGCAGTGTTTTCCAAAGAAATGTACGAAGGGATCGCACAGGTGAAACAACAGGTTCCGAACACAACAATGATCTTGAATTCAATCGCATCAGGAGATAATATTTGTGCATCAGCAGATTATCAAAAGAACCGATCAAAGATTTTAGGTACAGGAGTGTCACTGTATGAATATATGGGCAGACATTCCACACACGGAAAATCTCTGATCATTGATGATGATATAGCAGTGGTTGGTTCTTACAACTTTGATTGCAGAAGTACCTATGTAGACACAGAAACGATGCTTGTTGTACAAGGAAAAGAGATCACAAAACAGCTGGAAGAAGATTTTAGCAGATTAAAAAGCGGATCTTTGAAAGTGAATCAAGATGGAAGTTATCAAAATGACAAGGATGTAGCAGAACGCACGATGGATAGCAAAAAGCAGGGTATGATCAAGATTTTGTCTTATATCATACAGGCATTTCGTTATTTAGCGTAA
- a CDS encoding YjjG family noncanonical pyrimidine nucleotidase — protein sequence MIDTLLFDLDNTLLDFDKAEANAITRALGDVGISVTNEMRDCYHKINLAQWKLLEQGKMTREEVKMRRFKLLFQEFDIKASPQEVAKHYQDYLGQGHYFIEGAEEVLQELSKRFRIYLVTNGTLSVQRGRLKSSGIEKYLQGVFISEEIGYNKPSIEYFEKCFSKIPDFKKENTAIIGDSLSSDIQGGINAGIKTIWFHRAQDLTEDPQPKPDYEINSLKSLLKMLK from the coding sequence ATGATCGATACATTATTATTTGATTTAGACAATACATTACTGGATTTTGATAAAGCAGAAGCCAATGCAATTACAAGGGCATTAGGTGATGTAGGAATTTCTGTGACGAATGAGATGCGTGATTGCTATCATAAGATTAATCTTGCTCAATGGAAATTGTTGGAACAAGGGAAAATGACAAGAGAAGAAGTAAAAATGCGCAGATTTAAGCTTTTATTTCAAGAATTTGATATAAAAGCATCACCACAGGAAGTGGCAAAACATTATCAGGACTATTTAGGACAGGGACACTATTTTATCGAAGGAGCCGAAGAAGTTTTACAGGAATTATCAAAGAGATTTCGTATCTATCTTGTAACGAATGGAACATTGTCTGTACAAAGAGGAAGATTAAAAAGTTCAGGAATTGAGAAGTATCTGCAAGGTGTTTTTATTTCCGAGGAAATTGGATATAACAAACCAAGCATTGAATATTTTGAGAAATGTTTTTCTAAGATTCCAGATTTTAAGAAGGAGAACACAGCGATCATTGGAGACAGCTTGAGTTCTGATATTCAAGGCGGGATCAATGCAGGGATCAAGACAATCTGGTTTCACAGAGCACAAGATCTGACAGAAGATCCACAACCAAAACCCGATTATGAAATCAATAGTTTAAAATCTTTATTAAAGATGTTAAAATAG
- the ppdK gene encoding pyruvate, phosphate dikinase — translation MATKWVYKFSEGNAEMRNLLGGKGANLAEMTGLNLPIPQGFTVTTEACTNYYDCGGKISDEVASQVIEAMKDLEEIQGKKFGDLEDPLLVSVRSGARVSMPGMMDTILNLGLNDEAVEGFAKKTGNPRFAYDSYRRFIQMFSDVVKEVDKAKFEDVLDDIKAEKGVKFDTDLDADDLKEVIKRYKGIYRKALNEEFPQDPKDQLFEAIKAVFRSWDNPRAIYYRRMNDIPGDWGTAVNVQTMVFGNMGDTSGTGVAFTRNPSTGEKQIYGEYLINAQGEDVVAGVRTPQPITKLAEDLPDCYKQFMDIAHTLEEHYRDMQDMEFTIQEGKLYFLQTRNGKRTAPAALRIACELVDEGKITKEEAVSRIDAKALDQLLHPNFDQAALKAALPIGEALPASPGAAAGKVYFDAEMAKLHHEAGLKVILVRLETSPEDIEGMHAAEGILTARGGMTSHAAVVARGMGTACVAGCGDIKFAEDGKSFTLGGKTVQEGDYISLDGSTGKIYLGEIRTVPASISGNFDRIMTWADEIRTLQVRTNADTPADALNAVKFGAQGIGLCRTEHMFFDAERIPKIRRMILSTTKEAREIALNQLIPYQKKDFKDLYEVMEGRPVTIRFLDPPLHEFLPNTMEEITALAKDMGVTVEEINMRRAALHEFNPMMGHRGCRLAVTYPEIAKMQTRAVMEAAIEVKQEKGYDIVPEIMIPLVGEKKELAYVKEVVVQTAEKVKAYYESDIKYKVGTMIEIPRAALLADEIAEEAEFFSFGTNDLTQMTFGFSRDDAGKFLESYYENKIYESDPFAKLDQKGVGQLIEMAAKKGKATRPDIHLGICGEHGGDPSSVEFCYRAGLDYVSCSPFRVPIARLAAAQAVLKDK, via the coding sequence ATGGCAACAAAATGGGTCTACAAATTTAGTGAAGGAAATGCCGAAATGCGTAACCTTCTTGGAGGAAAAGGTGCAAACTTAGCAGAGATGACAGGACTTAATTTACCAATTCCTCAGGGATTCACAGTTACAACAGAAGCGTGCACAAACTATTATGACTGCGGTGGAAAAATCAGTGATGAAGTAGCATCACAGGTAATTGAAGCAATGAAAGACTTGGAAGAGATTCAGGGAAAGAAGTTCGGAGACCTTGAAGATCCTCTATTAGTATCAGTAAGATCAGGAGCAAGAGTATCCATGCCGGGTATGATGGATACGATCCTTAACTTAGGATTGAATGATGAAGCTGTCGAAGGATTTGCGAAGAAGACAGGCAATCCTCGTTTTGCATATGATTCTTATCGTCGTTTTATCCAGATGTTCTCAGACGTTGTAAAAGAAGTGGATAAAGCGAAATTCGAAGATGTCTTAGATGACATCAAAGCAGAGAAAGGTGTGAAGTTTGATACAGACTTAGATGCCGATGATCTGAAAGAAGTGATCAAGAGATACAAAGGTATCTATCGCAAAGCTTTGAATGAAGAATTCCCTCAGGATCCAAAGGACCAGTTATTTGAAGCAATCAAAGCGGTATTCCGCTCTTGGGACAACCCACGTGCTATCTATTATCGTCGAATGAACGACATCCCAGGAGACTGGGGAACAGCTGTTAACGTTCAGACAATGGTATTTGGTAACATGGGAGATACATCAGGAACAGGTGTGGCATTTACAAGAAACCCATCTACAGGTGAGAAACAGATCTACGGAGAATACCTGATCAATGCACAGGGTGAAGACGTAGTAGCTGGTGTTCGTACACCACAGCCAATTACTAAACTGGCAGAAGACTTACCAGATTGTTATAAACAGTTTATGGACATTGCTCATACACTGGAAGAACATTATCGTGATATGCAGGATATGGAATTTACAATTCAGGAAGGAAAACTGTACTTCTTACAGACAAGAAATGGTAAGAGAACAGCCCCAGCTGCACTCCGTATCGCCTGTGAATTAGTAGATGAAGGAAAAATCACAAAAGAAGAAGCAGTTTCAAGAATCGATGCGAAAGCATTAGATCAGTTACTGCATCCAAACTTTGACCAGGCAGCATTGAAAGCCGCTCTTCCAATCGGAGAAGCACTTCCAGCATCTCCAGGAGCTGCTGCTGGTAAAGTATATTTTGATGCTGAGATGGCGAAACTGCATCATGAAGCAGGACTGAAAGTTATCTTAGTTCGTTTAGAAACATCACCAGAAGATATCGAAGGAATGCATGCAGCAGAAGGTATCTTAACAGCTCGTGGTGGTATGACATCTCACGCAGCCGTTGTAGCACGTGGTATGGGAACAGCGTGTGTAGCAGGATGCGGAGATATCAAGTTTGCTGAAGATGGCAAATCTTTCACATTAGGTGGAAAGACAGTACAGGAAGGAGATTATATTTCCTTAGATGGATCCACAGGTAAGATTTATCTGGGTGAGATCCGTACAGTACCTGCAAGTATCAGTGGTAATTTCGATCGTATCATGACATGGGCCGATGAAATCCGTACATTACAGGTAAGAACAAATGCAGATACACCTGCCGATGCATTGAATGCAGTGAAATTCGGAGCACAGGGTATTGGACTTTGCCGTACAGAGCATATGTTCTTTGATGCAGAGAGAATTCCAAAGATTCGTCGTATGATCCTCTCTACAACAAAAGAAGCAAGAGAAATCGCATTAAATCAGTTAATTCCTTATCAGAAGAAAGACTTTAAAGATTTATATGAGGTTATGGAAGGAAGACCGGTCACAATCCGTTTCTTAGATCCACCTCTTCATGAGTTCCTTCCAAATACAATGGAAGAGATCACAGCTCTTGCCAAAGATATGGGAGTTACAGTAGAAGAGATCAATATGAGACGTGCAGCTCTTCATGAATTTAACCCTATGATGGGACATCGTGGATGCCGTCTGGCAGTTACTTATCCAGAGATTGCCAAGATGCAGACAAGAGCCGTTATGGAAGCAGCGATCGAAGTAAAACAGGAAAAAGGATATGATATCGTTCCTGAGATCATGATTCCATTAGTAGGAGAGAAGAAAGAGTTAGCATATGTTAAAGAAGTTGTTGTACAGACAGCTGAGAAAGTAAAAGCTTACTATGAATCTGACATTAAGTACAAAGTTGGTACAATGATTGAGATTCCTCGTGCAGCATTATTGGCAGACGAGATTGCCGAAGAAGCAGAATTCTTCTCTTTCGGAACAAATGACTTAACACAGATGACATTTGGATTCTCTCGTGATGATGCAGGTAAGTTCTTAGAGTCTTACTATGAGAACAAGATTTACGAATCTGATCCATTTGCTAAATTAGACCAGAAAGGTGTTGGACAGCTGATCGAGATGGCAGCTAAGAAAGGAAAAGCAACTCGTCCAGATATCCACTTAGGAATCTGTGGAGAACATGGTGGAGATCCATCATCTGTAGAATTCTGCTACAGAGCCGGATTAGACTATGTATCCTGCTCACCATTCCGTGTACCAATTGCAAGATTAGCAGCAGCTCAGGCAGTATTGAAAGACAAATAA
- a CDS encoding glycoside hydrolase family 1 protein — protein sequence MEEMKVTKFPEGFLWGSASAAYQIEGGWREDGKGITNWDQFVRIPGKTYKATTGDVAVDHYHRYKEDIALMAEMGLKTYRFSVSWARIYPEGRGEVNPKGIEFYENIIDECLKYGIEPMVTIYHWDLPQALVDLYGGWESEEIIEDYVNYAKTLFKAYGSKVKYWITFNEQNIFTSLGWLTAQHPPGKFDDQKTFYQVNHHVFMAHAKAVLAYREIGGTGKIGASFAYTPSYALDCKPENVMSKHDYDELKNFWWMDVYAYGRYPKAAMNYLRKKGFAPVVTKDDQKILKAAAAEIDFMGVNYYQSCVCEYNPMDGVTPYGTMNTTGVKGSAQVLGVPGIYKNPGNPYLMTTDWDWSIDPVGLRYCCREITSRYDLPIIISENGLGAFDKKTEDHKIHDEYRIDYLREHLKELGKAIEEGCEVLAYCTWSFTDLLSWLNGYQKRYGFVYVDREEEEGATLDRYKKDSFYWYQDVIKQDGENLFKE from the coding sequence ATGGAAGAAATGAAAGTTACAAAATTTCCAGAAGGATTTTTGTGGGGAAGTGCTTCAGCTGCCTATCAGATTGAAGGCGGCTGGAGAGAAGATGGAAAAGGGATCACAAACTGGGATCAATTTGTAAGGATTCCAGGAAAAACATATAAAGCGACAACCGGAGATGTTGCAGTTGACCATTATCATCGCTACAAAGAAGATATCGCGTTGATGGCGGAAATGGGATTAAAAACCTATCGTTTTTCTGTTTCATGGGCAAGAATCTATCCGGAAGGAAGAGGAGAGGTCAATCCCAAAGGAATTGAGTTTTATGAAAATATTATTGATGAATGTTTAAAATATGGGATTGAACCAATGGTGACAATCTACCATTGGGATCTTCCTCAGGCATTAGTGGATCTCTATGGAGGATGGGAATCTGAGGAGATCATTGAGGATTATGTAAATTATGCTAAGACTTTATTTAAGGCATATGGAAGTAAGGTAAAATACTGGATTACATTTAATGAACAAAATATTTTTACATCACTTGGATGGCTGACAGCACAGCATCCTCCAGGAAAGTTTGACGATCAGAAAACATTTTATCAAGTGAACCATCACGTCTTTATGGCACATGCAAAGGCTGTTTTGGCATATCGCGAGATAGGCGGAACAGGAAAGATTGGTGCAAGCTTTGCTTATACACCATCTTATGCACTTGATTGTAAACCTGAAAATGTTATGTCAAAACATGATTATGATGAGCTGAAGAATTTCTGGTGGATGGATGTTTATGCATATGGAAGATATCCCAAAGCAGCCATGAATTATTTAAGAAAAAAAGGATTTGCACCAGTTGTTACAAAAGACGATCAGAAAATTTTAAAGGCAGCAGCGGCAGAGATTGATTTTATGGGAGTTAATTATTATCAAAGTTGTGTATGCGAGTATAATCCGATGGATGGAGTAACACCATATGGTACAATGAATACAACAGGAGTGAAAGGTTCTGCGCAGGTACTTGGAGTTCCTGGAATTTATAAAAATCCAGGCAATCCATATTTGATGACAACAGACTGGGATTGGAGTATTGATCCAGTTGGGCTTCGCTATTGTTGTCGTGAGATCACAAGTCGTTATGATCTGCCAATCATCATTTCGGAAAATGGACTTGGAGCATTTGATAAGAAGACGGAAGATCATAAGATTCATGATGAATATCGAATTGATTATCTAAGAGAACATTTAAAAGAATTAGGAAAAGCCATCGAGGAAGGCTGTGAAGTGCTTGCATATTGTACATGGTCTTTTACCGATTTGTTAAGCTGGCTGAATGGATATCAAAAACGATATGGATTTGTGTATGTAGATCGCGAAGAAGAAGAGGGCGCTACATTAGATCGATATAAGAAAGATAGTTTTTATTGGTATCAAGATGTGATCAAACAGGATGGAGAGAATCTGTTTAAAGAATAA
- a CDS encoding beta-glucoside-specific PTS transporter subunit IIABC, with protein MDYENTAKKILQRVGGKDNVINLVHCMTRLRFTLKDESIVDDEAVKKTKGVMGIMKKGGQYQIIIGNDVGNVFNELNKLGNFSNEVKEVPAKSNEKKNIFTMLMDTILGIMAPVIPAIIGAAMIKVLLTLLPMIGVLSTNGQTYQLLSVIGDGAFFFMPVLIAISASKKFGTNMYYAASIALIMLHPNLITLMNTAHDAGQTVKFLKYIPVTYASYSYSVIPIILAVYSLRYVERFVDKITPVVTKNFLKPMLVVLIEAPIALIILGPLGAICGNGLSTVVYAIHDKLGFIAIGLVAGVYPFVVMAGMHHAFTPIKLGMIATTGYENFICIGELCSNMAQGAASLAVALRSKNKDFKQIAGSSAFSALFAGITEPALYGVTLRLKRPMLGACIGGAVGGLVGGFFQMKCFGIATPAIVTIVQYVEKGKPQTLLFAALTILVTVVVTFVATLIIGFEDIVDEDDDLDFVEESNAQLLDNEISITSPVEGKVIPLTEVKDPTFSQEILGKGAAIIPEKGVVYAPFDGKVDAVFETGHALGLVSEDGVELLVHVGIDTVNLKGKYFTPKKKSGDTMKKGDILLEFDIDKIKADGYDVTTPIIISNTEQFAKVKACEDKVVTKESKLLSVQ; from the coding sequence ATGGATTATGAAAATACAGCAAAAAAGATCCTTCAAAGAGTTGGAGGAAAAGATAATGTCATCAATCTGGTACATTGTATGACAAGACTTCGTTTCACATTAAAAGATGAATCCATCGTTGATGATGAAGCAGTAAAGAAAACAAAAGGTGTTATGGGAATCATGAAAAAGGGTGGACAATATCAGATCATTATTGGAAATGATGTTGGAAACGTATTTAACGAATTAAATAAACTTGGGAATTTTTCTAATGAAGTAAAAGAAGTACCAGCAAAATCGAATGAAAAGAAAAATATCTTTACAATGCTGATGGATACGATTTTAGGTATCATGGCACCTGTTATTCCAGCAATCATTGGTGCAGCTATGATCAAAGTATTGCTTACATTACTTCCTATGATCGGTGTGTTAAGCACAAATGGGCAAACATATCAGTTATTAAGTGTTATAGGAGATGGTGCGTTTTTCTTCATGCCAGTACTGATTGCAATTTCAGCATCCAAAAAGTTTGGAACAAATATGTATTATGCAGCAAGTATTGCACTGATCATGTTACATCCAAACTTGATCACACTGATGAATACAGCACATGATGCAGGACAGACTGTGAAATTTTTGAAATATATTCCGGTAACTTATGCATCCTATTCTTATTCGGTTATCCCAATCATTTTGGCAGTATATTCTCTAAGATATGTAGAACGTTTTGTAGATAAAATCACGCCAGTTGTCACAAAGAACTTCTTAAAACCAATGTTAGTTGTTTTAATTGAAGCACCGATTGCATTGATCATTCTTGGACCTTTAGGAGCTATTTGCGGTAATGGATTATCAACAGTAGTTTATGCAATTCATGATAAATTAGGATTTATTGCCATTGGTCTTGTGGCTGGCGTTTATCCATTCGTTGTTATGGCAGGTATGCATCATGCATTTACACCGATTAAATTAGGGATGATCGCAACAACAGGATATGAGAACTTTATCTGTATCGGAGAATTATGTTCTAATATGGCACAGGGTGCAGCCTCCCTTGCAGTTGCACTTCGAAGCAAAAACAAAGACTTTAAACAGATCGCAGGATCTTCTGCGTTTTCAGCATTATTTGCTGGTATCACAGAACCTGCACTTTATGGTGTAACACTTCGTTTAAAACGACCAATGTTAGGAGCATGTATTGGTGGTGCTGTTGGTGGATTAGTCGGTGGATTTTTCCAAATGAAATGTTTTGGAATTGCAACACCAGCAATCGTAACGATTGTTCAGTATGTAGAAAAAGGAAAACCACAGACATTATTATTTGCAGCACTCACAATTTTGGTCACAGTAGTTGTTACATTTGTTGCAACACTGATTATTGGCTTTGAAGATATTGTAGATGAAGATGATGATTTAGATTTTGTAGAAGAATCTAATGCACAGTTATTAGATAATGAGATCAGCATTACAAGTCCAGTTGAAGGGAAAGTGATTCCTTTAACAGAAGTGAAAGATCCAACATTTTCGCAAGAAATCTTAGGAAAAGGAGCAGCGATCATTCCTGAAAAAGGAGTTGTCTATGCACCATTTGACGGAAAAGTAGATGCTGTTTTTGAAACAGGACATGCATTAGGATTAGTAAGTGAAGATGGAGTAGAACTTTTGGTACATGTAGGAATCGATACAGTAAATTTAAAAGGAAAATATTTTACTCCAAAGAAAAAATCTGGAGATACAATGAAAAAAGGGGATATCTTACTAGAATTTGATATTGACAAGATTAAAGCAGATGGATACGATGTAACAACACCGATCATTATTTCCAATACAGAACAATTTGCAAAAGTTAAAGCATGTGAAGATAAAGTAGTAACAAAGGAAAGTAAATTATTAAGTGTACAGTAG
- the licT gene encoding BglG family transcription antiterminator LicT, with protein sequence MNVKIIRVLNTNAVVSVDSQGMELIMTGPGIGFKKRKGENIDQSLVDKTYHLENKEESKRLQEVVKEISEEYLGIADRVVKEAKKEKLEIRDSLYVTLTDHINSAVARYREGIALKNMMKIDIRKFYPKEYQVGMHAIEWIKEQTGEDLGDDEAAFIAMHIVSAELNAQNITYVNQITELINTVLQIVRIHFKIDLNEESISYERFLTHLKFFAARVFDHMEYKDTMQEIYKVMVEQNENAFSGVKKIAEYIKKQYNYKLTIDEQLYLLIHIKRILDEQTK encoded by the coding sequence ATGAACGTGAAAATAATCAGAGTTCTGAATACAAATGCTGTTGTCAGTGTAGATTCACAAGGAATGGAATTGATCATGACAGGTCCGGGAATTGGATTTAAAAAAAGAAAAGGTGAAAATATTGATCAGTCTCTGGTAGATAAGACATATCATCTAGAGAATAAAGAAGAAAGCAAGAGACTACAGGAAGTAGTAAAAGAGATTTCGGAAGAATACCTTGGAATTGCGGATCGTGTAGTAAAAGAGGCAAAAAAAGAAAAATTAGAAATAAGAGATTCCTTATATGTGACACTGACGGATCATATCAATTCAGCAGTCGCTCGTTATCGAGAAGGAATCGCATTAAAGAATATGATGAAAATCGATATTCGTAAGTTTTATCCAAAGGAATATCAGGTTGGTATGCATGCGATTGAATGGATTAAAGAACAGACAGGAGAGGATTTGGGAGATGATGAAGCTGCATTTATTGCAATGCATATCGTGTCTGCAGAATTAAATGCACAGAATATAACCTATGTGAATCAGATTACAGAGTTGATCAATACAGTCTTACAGATTGTAAGGATTCATTTTAAGATAGATTTAAATGAAGAATCTATTTCGTATGAGAGATTTTTAACACATTTAAAGTTTTTTGCGGCAAGAGTCTTTGACCATATGGAATATAAAGATACGATGCAAGAAATTTATAAAGTGATGGTAGAACAGAATGAAAATGCTTTTTCAGGAGTAAAAAAAATTGCAGAATATATTAAAAAGCAATATAACTATAAATTAACAATTGATGAACAATTATATTTATTAATTCATATCAAACGAATTTTAGATGAACAAACAAAATAA
- a CDS encoding C39 family peptidase yields the protein MRLNKMTGRVIATMGIAAMMMTQTAGVMAAEQTENKQLKVVYYNQADYPGKKIGGSTIQAAGCGPTAVAVCYSSLTGKKADVPKMCKQAYKHGWYYTGQGCSHSVVPGLSKLYGMECKGLGMDKDAVEKALRAGHPVVALMGPGDFTKNGHFVVLTRMVGKDKVKIADVGSRARTAETWSLKKVIRQGKEGANAGGPFWEISVKEEKQEEPDYKQKMLDGHKNIDAVTNAIDKIAD from the coding sequence ATGAGATTGAACAAGATGACTGGCAGAGTGATCGCAACGATGGGGATCGCAGCAATGATGATGACACAGACAGCAGGGGTTATGGCTGCAGAGCAGACAGAGAACAAGCAATTAAAAGTTGTTTATTATAATCAGGCAGATTATCCGGGAAAGAAGATCGGCGGAAGTACGATTCAGGCAGCAGGATGCGGACCAACCGCAGTTGCTGTATGCTACAGTTCTTTAACTGGAAAGAAAGCTGATGTTCCAAAGATGTGCAAACAGGCATATAAACATGGATGGTATTACACAGGACAGGGATGTTCTCACAGCGTAGTTCCAGGATTATCCAAATTATACGGAATGGAGTGTAAAGGTCTCGGAATGGATAAAGATGCTGTAGAGAAAGCATTAAGAGCAGGACATCCGGTCGTGGCACTGATGGGGCCTGGAGATTTCACAAAGAATGGACATTTTGTTGTATTAACAAGAATGGTCGGCAAAGATAAAGTAAAGATTGCCGATGTAGGAAGCAGAGCCAGAACAGCTGAGACGTGGTCGCTTAAGAAAGTGATCCGACAAGGCAAAGAAGGTGCTAATGCAGGGGGACCATTCTGGGAGATCAGTGTGAAAGAAGAGAAGCAGGAAGAACCAGATTATAAACAAAAGATGTTAGATGGTCACAAAAACATAGATGCTGTGACAAATGCGATCGATAAGATTGCGGATTAG